A region from the Gossypium hirsutum isolate 1008001.06 chromosome A08, Gossypium_hirsutum_v2.1, whole genome shotgun sequence genome encodes:
- the LOC107961331 gene encoding small ubiquitin-related modifier 1, translating into MSATGNVGGGGPEEDKKPADQANHINLKVKGQDGNEVFFRIKRSTQMRKLMNAYCDRQSVDLNSIAFLFDGRRLRGEQTPDELEMEDGDEIDAMLHQTGGAE; encoded by the exons ATGTCTGCAACGGGAAACGTCGGCGGCGGAGGACCAGAGGAGGATAAGAAGCCGGCCGATCAAGCTAATCACATTAATCTCAAAGTCAAGGGCCAG GATGGAAACGAAGTGTTTTTCAGGATTAAGAGAAGCACTCAAATGAGGAAACTGATGAACGCATATTGCGATAGGCAATCGGTGGATCTGAACTCCATTGCTTTCTTGTTTGACGGGCGGAGGCTCCGTGGAGAGCAGACTCCCGATGAG CTGGAGATGGAGGATGGAGATGAAATCGATGCGATGTTGCACCAGACCGGAGGAGCGGAATAA
- the LOC107961354 gene encoding adenylate kinase isoenzyme 6 homolog, producing the protein MAADGNKRKRPNILVTGTPGTGKTTTSSALAEATNLRHINIGDLVKEKNLHDGWDDDLQCHIINEDLVCDELEDVMEEGGNIVDYHGCDFFPERWFDLVVVLQTDNTVLYDRLSKRGYEGAKLSNNIECEIFQVLLEEAKESYSEDIVKALKSNNIDDITRNVSSLTDWIRSWPPTS; encoded by the exons ATGGCAGCCGACGGTAACAAGAGAAAGAGGCCCAACATATTGGTGACGGGCACGCCTGGAACTGGCAAGACGACGACCTCTTCTGCTTTGGCGGAGGCCACCAATCTGCGCCACATCAATATTGGTGATTTGGTCAAAGAGAAGAACTTGCACGACGGCTGGGACGATGATCTCCAGTGCCACATTATCAATGAAGACCTC GTGTGTGATGAGCTTGAGGATGTGATGGAAGAAGGTGGAAACATTGTAGATTATCATGGTTGTGATTTCTTTCCCGAAAGATGGTTTGATCTTGTTGTAGTACTTCAAACTGACAACACCGTGTTGTATGATCGGTTGAGTAAAAG AGGTTATGAAGGTGCTAAGCTTTCAAACAACATAGAGTGTGAAATCTTCCAAGTACTGCtagaggaagcaaaagaaagttACTCGGAAGATATTGTAAAAGCTTTGAAGAGTAATAATATCGACGACATCACAAGAAATGTTTCAAGTTTAACTGATTGGATCAGGAGTTGGCCCCCAACATCTTGA
- the LOC107961363 gene encoding nuclear transport factor 2 isoform X1, giving the protein MASTEQEVPSGIAAPTADVVGNAFVHQYYLILHQSPALVHRFYHDNSKLGRPEEDGGMSITTTMQAINEKILSLGYGEFLAEITTVDAQDSHNGGVIVLVTGHLTGKDKVKRKFTQSFFLAPQDKGYFVLNDVFRYIDEAKHQSGSQELVSNIEASLITENDPSAPENHIVEQLAATPEEANGPEVYNPSENGDASIEEEEVPVAEVVDEIPDDSQMFDDSNSKIEEVPKKSYASIVKFMKENAVPLSTPTHSLVKSAVKSHDQPGTVAPPISPAPVSDAQISNNSITENGTNQDVEAEGPSIYVKGLPLHATPSMLENEFKKFGPIKNGGIQVRSQKGFCFGFVEFELASSAQSAIEASPINIGGRNAIVEEKRSTSRGNKGRSSGSGAGYRNDGARGRVNYGGGGRGYSRGEFGNRSNNRGGYSNRRGDGYQRGDMGSNGGSRMNHSGGLAVNAAAKNMAPRVSAPA; this is encoded by the exons ATGGCATCTACTGAACAAGAAGTCCCATCTGGAATTGCAGCTCCTACGGCTGATGTT GTGGGTAATGCCTTTGTTCATCAATACTACCTTATATTACACCAATCCCCTGCACTGGTTCACCGATTTTACCATGATAACAGCAAACTCGGTCGCCCTGAAGAAGATGGCGGCATGAGTATCACAACAACCATGCAA GCCATCAATGAGAAGATACTCTCACTTGGTTATGGAGAATTTCTGGCTGAGATAACAACTGTAGATGCACAAGACTCACACAATGGTGGAGTAATTGTTCTTGTGACTGGGCATTTAACTGGAAAGGACAAAGTAAAGCGGAAATTCACTCAGAGTTTCTTTTTGGCACCTCAAGACAAGGGCTATTTTGTTTTAAACGATGTATTTAGATACATTGATGAAGCCAAACATCAAAGTGGAAGCCAGGAACTAGTTAGTAATATTGAAGCTTCTCTTATTACCGAGAATG ATCCTTCTGCTCCTGAGAATCACATTGTTGAGCAACTGGCTGCAACGCCTGAAGAAGCTAATGGGCCAGAAGTGTATAACCCTTCTGAAAATGGAGATGCTTCTATTGAAGAAGAGGAAGTACCAGTGGCTGAGGTTGTAGATGAAATTCCTGATGATTCGCAAATGTTTGATGATTCCAACTCCAAAATTGAGGAAGTGCCAAAGAAATCATATGCGTCTATT gtgaagtttatgaaggagaATGCAGTTCCTTTATCCACCCCTACGCATTCCCTTGTGAAGTCTGCAGTTAAGAGCCATGACCAACCAGGAACTGTGGCACCACCTATTTCTCCGGCCCCAGTGTCTGATGCACAGATATCCAACAACAGTATTACAGAAAATGGGACCAATCAAGATGTGGAAG CTGAGGGCCCCTCCATTTATGTCAAAGGTCTGCCCCTGCATGCCACACCTAGCATGCTGGAGAACGAGTTTAAGAAGTTTGGACCTATTAAGAACGGTGGTATTCAAGTTCGAAGTCAGAAG GGATTCTGTTTTGGTTTTGTGGAGTTTGAACTTGCAAGTTCTGCTCAAAGTGCCATAGAG GCTTCACCTATAAATATTGGTGGGCGTAATGCAATTGTTGAAGAAAAGCGGTCTACCTCTCGAG GGAACAAAGGACGGTCTTCTGGTTCAGGGGCTGGATACAGAAATGATGGAGCAAGAGGGAGGGTAAACTATGGTGGTGGTGGCAGGGGCTACAGccggggtgagtttggaaacagGAGCAACAACCGAGGAGGGTATTCCAACCGCAGAGGTGATGGATATCAAAGGGGTGACATGGGGAGTAATGGCGGCAGCCGCATGAACCACTCTGGTGGACTAGCTGTTAATGCAGCAGCCAAGAACATGGCACCAAGGGTATCTGCCCCTGCTTGA
- the LOC107961363 gene encoding nuclear transport factor 2 isoform X2 translates to MSITTTMQAINEKILSLGYGEFLAEITTVDAQDSHNGGVIVLVTGHLTGKDKVKRKFTQSFFLAPQDKGYFVLNDVFRYIDEAKHQSGSQELVSNIEASLITENDPSAPENHIVEQLAATPEEANGPEVYNPSENGDASIEEEEVPVAEVVDEIPDDSQMFDDSNSKIEEVPKKSYASIVKFMKENAVPLSTPTHSLVKSAVKSHDQPGTVAPPISPAPVSDAQISNNSITENGTNQDVEAEGPSIYVKGLPLHATPSMLENEFKKFGPIKNGGIQVRSQKGFCFGFVEFELASSAQSAIEASPINIGGRNAIVEEKRSTSRGNKGRSSGSGAGYRNDGARGRVNYGGGGRGYSRGEFGNRSNNRGGYSNRRGDGYQRGDMGSNGGSRMNHSGGLAVNAAAKNMAPRVSAPA, encoded by the exons ATGAGTATCACAACAACCATGCAA GCCATCAATGAGAAGATACTCTCACTTGGTTATGGAGAATTTCTGGCTGAGATAACAACTGTAGATGCACAAGACTCACACAATGGTGGAGTAATTGTTCTTGTGACTGGGCATTTAACTGGAAAGGACAAAGTAAAGCGGAAATTCACTCAGAGTTTCTTTTTGGCACCTCAAGACAAGGGCTATTTTGTTTTAAACGATGTATTTAGATACATTGATGAAGCCAAACATCAAAGTGGAAGCCAGGAACTAGTTAGTAATATTGAAGCTTCTCTTATTACCGAGAATG ATCCTTCTGCTCCTGAGAATCACATTGTTGAGCAACTGGCTGCAACGCCTGAAGAAGCTAATGGGCCAGAAGTGTATAACCCTTCTGAAAATGGAGATGCTTCTATTGAAGAAGAGGAAGTACCAGTGGCTGAGGTTGTAGATGAAATTCCTGATGATTCGCAAATGTTTGATGATTCCAACTCCAAAATTGAGGAAGTGCCAAAGAAATCATATGCGTCTATT gtgaagtttatgaaggagaATGCAGTTCCTTTATCCACCCCTACGCATTCCCTTGTGAAGTCTGCAGTTAAGAGCCATGACCAACCAGGAACTGTGGCACCACCTATTTCTCCGGCCCCAGTGTCTGATGCACAGATATCCAACAACAGTATTACAGAAAATGGGACCAATCAAGATGTGGAAG CTGAGGGCCCCTCCATTTATGTCAAAGGTCTGCCCCTGCATGCCACACCTAGCATGCTGGAGAACGAGTTTAAGAAGTTTGGACCTATTAAGAACGGTGGTATTCAAGTTCGAAGTCAGAAG GGATTCTGTTTTGGTTTTGTGGAGTTTGAACTTGCAAGTTCTGCTCAAAGTGCCATAGAG GCTTCACCTATAAATATTGGTGGGCGTAATGCAATTGTTGAAGAAAAGCGGTCTACCTCTCGAG GGAACAAAGGACGGTCTTCTGGTTCAGGGGCTGGATACAGAAATGATGGAGCAAGAGGGAGGGTAAACTATGGTGGTGGTGGCAGGGGCTACAGccggggtgagtttggaaacagGAGCAACAACCGAGGAGGGTATTCCAACCGCAGAGGTGATGGATATCAAAGGGGTGACATGGGGAGTAATGGCGGCAGCCGCATGAACCACTCTGGTGGACTAGCTGTTAATGCAGCAGCCAAGAACATGGCACCAAGGGTATCTGCCCCTGCTTGA
- the LOC107954161 gene encoding uncharacterized protein, translated as MREQMLEAQRNMMTEMAQLLRATNKGKTPMAITGEKEKDHPPDFTPPHGPTQTEALPRRPSVTIMTQYGPVDAGIHMNNPTGSGFNLGNNPTNPLIPDLDVAEKEDLRAEATKRLEKSCRWLEEKFKALESADGHHGVDAKDLSLVPDLVFPHKFKMLEFEKYSGTTCPEVHITMFCRRMIGYVNNDQLLIHCLQDNLVGAAARWYNQLSGARINSWRDLAQAFMQQWREVAIQVQPPLLEKEITMLFINTLKAPFITHMIGSTTKSFADIVMAGEMIENAIRDGKIEGEAAKRSAPMRKDNEVNNTSNFNSKAATVGQPKVAAVGQQGSQMQESGTRHERMQFTPILVTYRELYQSLYDAHAITPFHLKPLQPPYPKWYDANARCEYHVGISGHSIENCTGFKKAVERLIKMGVVKFDSTPNTENPLPNHDD; from the exons atgagggagcaaatgctagaggctcagagGAATATGATGACTGAAATGGCTCAGTTGCTGAGGGCCACTAATAAGGGAAAAACCCCTATGGCAATCACTGGTGAGAAGGAAAAGGATCATCCTCCAGACTTTACTCCACCCCACGGGCCTACACAAACCGAGGCACTTCCTAGGAGGCCATCTGTCACTATAATGACTCAATATGGACCGGTTGATGCTGGGATCCACATGAATAACCCAACTGGTTCAGGATTTAATTTGGGTAACAACCCTACCAATCCTCTCATTCCCGACTTGGACGTGGCTGAAAAGGAAGATTTGAGAGCCGAAGCTACAAAACGGTTGGAGAAAAGTTGTAGATGgttggaggagaaatttaaggctcTAGAGAGTGCTGATGGGCATCATGGAGTTGATGCCAAAgacttgagtttggtcccagaccTGGTGTTTCCCCATAAATTCAAAATGctggagtttgaaaagtacagcgggactacttgcccagaggtCCACATTACGATGTTCTGTAGGAGGATGATCGGAtatgtaaacaatgatcaatTGTTGATTCATTGTCTCCAAGATAACTTAGTGGGAGCAGCAGCcaggtggtacaatcaattgagcggGGCCAGAATAAATTCATGGAGGGATCTTGCACAAGCATTCATGCAACA atggagagaggttgcCATCCAAGTTCAACCACCATTGTTGGAGAAGGAGATTACCATGTTGTTCATAAACACTCTGAAGGCTCCATTCAttactcacatgattggaagcactACCAAAAGTTTTGCGGACATAGTCATGGCAGGAGAGATGATCGAGAACGCCATAAGAGATGGCAAAATTGAGGGGGAAGCGGCCAAAAGATCGGCCCCAATgagaaaagacaatgaggtgaacaacacaagtAACTTCAACTCGAAGGCAGCcacagttggtcaacccaaaGTAGCTGCGGTTGGGCAACAAGGTTCTCAAATGCAGGAATCGGGCACAAGGCACGAGAGGATGCAATTCACACCTATCCTTGTTAcatatcgtgagctttatcaaagcttatacgatgcacatgctaTTACTCCTTTCCACTTGAAACCATTACAGCCtccatatcctaaatggtatgatgcaaacgccAGATGCGAGTACCACGTTGGAATATCGGGGCACTCAATTGAAAATTGTACCGGATTCAAGAAGGCCGTGGAGAGGTTGatcaagatgggggttgtgaaatttgatagtACCCCAAATACTGAAAACCCTTTGCCAAATCACGACGATTAA